From a single Salmo salar chromosome ssa22, Ssal_v3.1, whole genome shotgun sequence genomic region:
- the LOC106582821 gene encoding uncharacterized protein isoform X2, whose product MDGVLEGAAVVCVCKLACSLLFLPTVTASLSAVSFCCNCLLLFTDLVVTNPWLPQFSTSSDVIALRFLLFLGHTYWAVLLMTTPLVAVETAMKLQWPQAHGSRGRAVDGDTDEHSKTPGSEAPAHHHGVTVEVEDGQSRDTDSQRGGREDQEKCLPHIIYFLCCLLVWVLCGVCGGQSWRLWVKVCMERTSSLTMCLPSLPNNVLSALGEPCWALATVTLALLLVLTVGWGLLRRHLAHAETDPHSTTHKEVHGTDIQLPVQTFAAPCMAVNPATSALSDTQSVDPETTRSRCSLHSPCSGNNIQLSLAHHGYSVLLSLECLSADILEEHRETEGLGDMPLSSTVEEHTDSTYRSQCGMGQWGFPCLGVNVMTGFVCLLIVCVLPLNLSVNILLIRHIETMLEWSLKLLLFVPKEATDNTGLSQSM is encoded by the exons ATGGATGGTGTGTTGGAGGGAGCAGCTGTGGTGTGCGTGTGTAAACTGGCCTGCAGTCTTCTCTTCCTGCCCACGGTCACTGCTTCTCTCAGTGCGGTCAGCTTCTGCTGCAACTGCCTGCTGCTCTTCACAGACCTCGTAGTCACAA ACCCCTGGCTACCTCAGTTTTCCACGTCCTCTGATGTCATTGCCCTGCGCTTCCTGCTCTTCCTCGGCCACACCTACTGGGCGGTGCTGCTGATGACCACTCCTCTTGTTGCCGTGGAGACTGCCATGAAGTTGCAGTGGCCCCAGGCCCATGGTAGCAGAGGTAGAGCAGTGGACGGAGACACAGACGAACATAGTAAAACTCCAGGCTCTGAAGCTCCTGCACATCACCATGGTGTGACGGTGGAGGTAGAGGACGGGCAGAGCAGGGACACAGACagccagagaggagggagagaggaccaggaaaaGTGCCTGCCCCACATCATTTACTTCCTCTGCTGTCTGCTGGTGTGGGTTCTCTGTGGTGTCTGTGGGGGTCAGAGCTGGAGACTTTGGGTGAAGGTCTGCATGGAGAGGACCAGCTCCCTCACCATGTGCCTTCCCAGCCTCCCCAACAATGTCCTGTCTGCTCTGGGTGAGCCCTGCTGGGCCCTGGCCACCGTGACCTTGGCCCTCCTGCTGGTGCTGACGGTGGGCTGGGGCCTGCTCAGACGACACCTGGCCCACGCAGAGACGGACCCACACTCAACGACACACAAGGAGGTACATGGCACTGACATTCAACTGCCCGTACAAACATTCGCTGCACCATGCATGGCTGTAAACCCTGCGACGTCAGCGCTGTCAGACACACAGTCTGTTGACCCAGAGACAACACGGTCCAGATGCTCCCTTCACAGCCCATGTTCCGGGAACAACATACAGCTATCACTGGCTCACCATGGATACTCTGTCCTCTTATCGTTGGAGTGTTTGTCAGCAGACATactagaggaacacagagagacagaaggactaGGAGACATGCCTCTCAGCAGTACTGTGGAGGAACACACAGACTCTACCTACAGGAGCCAGTGTGGGATGGGGCAGTGGGGCTTTCCCTGCCTGGGGGTAAACGTAATGACAGGGTTTGTGTGTCTGCTCATTGTCTGTGTGTTACCTCTAAATCTCAGCGTGAACATCCTACTGATCAGGCACATAGAGACAATGCTGGAGTGGAGTTTGAAGCTCTTATTGTTTGTACCCAAAGAAGCCACAGACAACACAGGGCTCTCCCAGTCAATGTAA
- the LOC106582821 gene encoding uncharacterized protein isoform X1 produces MDGVLEGAAVVCVCKLACSLLFLPTVTASLSAVSFCCNCLLLFTDLVVTTILVVLWFADPWLPQFSTSSDVIALRFLLFLGHTYWAVLLMTTPLVAVETAMKLQWPQAHGSRGRAVDGDTDEHSKTPGSEAPAHHHGVTVEVEDGQSRDTDSQRGGREDQEKCLPHIIYFLCCLLVWVLCGVCGGQSWRLWVKVCMERTSSLTMCLPSLPNNVLSALGEPCWALATVTLALLLVLTVGWGLLRRHLAHAETDPHSTTHKEVHGTDIQLPVQTFAAPCMAVNPATSALSDTQSVDPETTRSRCSLHSPCSGNNIQLSLAHHGYSVLLSLECLSADILEEHRETEGLGDMPLSSTVEEHTDSTYRSQCGMGQWGFPCLGVNVMTGFVCLLIVCVLPLNLSVNILLIRHIETMLEWSLKLLLFVPKEATDNTGLSQSM; encoded by the exons ATGGATGGTGTGTTGGAGGGAGCAGCTGTGGTGTGCGTGTGTAAACTGGCCTGCAGTCTTCTCTTCCTGCCCACGGTCACTGCTTCTCTCAGTGCGGTCAGCTTCTGCTGCAACTGCCTGCTGCTCTTCACAGACCTCGTAGTCACAA CTATCCTGGTTGTCCTCTGGTTTGCAGACCCCTGGCTACCTCAGTTTTCCACGTCCTCTGATGTCATTGCCCTGCGCTTCCTGCTCTTCCTCGGCCACACCTACTGGGCGGTGCTGCTGATGACCACTCCTCTTGTTGCCGTGGAGACTGCCATGAAGTTGCAGTGGCCCCAGGCCCATGGTAGCAGAGGTAGAGCAGTGGACGGAGACACAGACGAACATAGTAAAACTCCAGGCTCTGAAGCTCCTGCACATCACCATGGTGTGACGGTGGAGGTAGAGGACGGGCAGAGCAGGGACACAGACagccagagaggagggagagaggaccaggaaaaGTGCCTGCCCCACATCATTTACTTCCTCTGCTGTCTGCTGGTGTGGGTTCTCTGTGGTGTCTGTGGGGGTCAGAGCTGGAGACTTTGGGTGAAGGTCTGCATGGAGAGGACCAGCTCCCTCACCATGTGCCTTCCCAGCCTCCCCAACAATGTCCTGTCTGCTCTGGGTGAGCCCTGCTGGGCCCTGGCCACCGTGACCTTGGCCCTCCTGCTGGTGCTGACGGTGGGCTGGGGCCTGCTCAGACGACACCTGGCCCACGCAGAGACGGACCCACACTCAACGACACACAAGGAGGTACATGGCACTGACATTCAACTGCCCGTACAAACATTCGCTGCACCATGCATGGCTGTAAACCCTGCGACGTCAGCGCTGTCAGACACACAGTCTGTTGACCCAGAGACAACACGGTCCAGATGCTCCCTTCACAGCCCATGTTCCGGGAACAACATACAGCTATCACTGGCTCACCATGGATACTCTGTCCTCTTATCGTTGGAGTGTTTGTCAGCAGACATactagaggaacacagagagacagaaggactaGGAGACATGCCTCTCAGCAGTACTGTGGAGGAACACACAGACTCTACCTACAGGAGCCAGTGTGGGATGGGGCAGTGGGGCTTTCCCTGCCTGGGGGTAAACGTAATGACAGGGTTTGTGTGTCTGCTCATTGTCTGTGTGTTACCTCTAAATCTCAGCGTGAACATCCTACTGATCAGGCACATAGAGACAATGCTGGAGTGGAGTTTGAAGCTCTTATTGTTTGTACCCAAAGAAGCCACAGACAACACAGGGCTCTCCCAGTCAATGTAA